GCTGGTTCCAAAGGAGTTTTCAGATACAACTGACCCATTTGTTGCTGAGGGCTGGATCAGATCCTTTGAGGTACATTTCcgttatctgaatatgggggATGCTGATTGAGTTAGGTGTGCCACTTATATTCTGCGGGATGATGCTTTCCTTTAATGGGAAGGAGCTGAGCAGGGTGTCAATCTTACCACCCTTACTTGGGTGCGATTCAAGGACATTTTCTACGAGAAGTATTTCACTGGTTACTTCAGAGGACTCTTGAAGAAGGAGTTTATGAGTTTCCGTCAGAGAGACACGTCTATGGCTGAGTTCGTaaggaagtttgataggggttgtcacttcgtgcccctcATTGCTAGAGATGCTACTGAGAAACTGAGGCATTTATTGGATGGCCTCCGACCCACTATTCGCCGAGATGTGATGTTGATGAGACTGGTGGATTTTGCAGCTGCCACTGCTTGTGCATTCCAAGCTGAACAAGTCTTGAAGaatattgatttttaaatacAGCGCAAGAGGCAACAAAATCAGCATAAATCTCAGCCGATCAAGAGGCAGTTTACGGGGCCTCTCGAAGCTCAGGGGCGacaaaagccccaaggacaGTTCAAGAAGCCGAGGCATCAGAAGCCACCACAGAATTCAGGTGCCTCAAATCCTGAGAAGAGGCAACCGTGCAAGCAATGCAACCGTTTCCACTTTGGAAAATGCATTTGGGGATAATTTAAGTGCTTCATTTGCAAAGAGAAGGATCATAAAGCTGCGGATTGTCCGAGGGATAAGGGACATATTATTGGTAGGGCATATGTCATGCATGCTGAGGTGGCTGAAGCAGAGCCAGATACAACTTTGATCACTGGTAACCTAACTGCTTAACGTTCATACATTGCTTTTATtgcataaaatattaaattggtTAGTGGAATTGATTgggataataaaaaaattagaaaaaactAGGTTGAATACACTGCCTTAGTTAGATTTAAGGGATGacattaaaaattttagaaattggGCATAAAATATGAGCATTAAGAATATTAAGGAATAAACTTAATAAAAATAAGGATTTTAAGGCTTAAAAATGAAGGGATCGAAATATGGGGCGCttattgaataaataaaaaaatagaagggccaaattgcaaaaaTTGAGAGTTTAAGGGTCTAACTGCACAAGGCCGAGAATTCACGGACTAAATTgcaaatttgagaatttaaggGGCTGTTTTGCGAATCCTAGAAAGCAAGGGCTGTTTCCgtaatttttggaattttaggGAGCAAAACATTGAATTTTGAGAAGTAAGGGCCTAAATTGATTAAGTTCGAAATTTATTGGGCAAAGaatgcaatttttgaaattttaagggCCAAATTGGAGAATTTCTATATATTAAGGGCCTGagatgcaattttcgaaacctATTTTGGGTAATTGGTGCATTTTCGAGATTTATTAAGGGTGAAGTGTGATAATTTTCAAGCATTTTGGGtgaataatgatagaaattcttTAAGCTATCGATTCGATTGAATTTGATGCTATATATGTCGTAGGAAGGATATTTATTacaggtgtagctacctatgcattgctagattcaggagctacacactcatttATATCTGAGACGTTTGTCAAGCGACTGAAGATTATACCCGAGGATTTGGATTTGGAGTTTAAAGTTTTCATTCTTTCTGGTGAAAAGATGGTTACCACGAGCACCGTAaggaa
This window of the Primulina tabacum isolate GXHZ01 chromosome 12, ASM2559414v2, whole genome shotgun sequence genome carries:
- the LOC142520262 gene encoding uncharacterized protein LOC142520262, translating into MTELGFQGQNGHLTPELRSPGSVLNAVTNVKMYILKDIMTHRRMPRTNKKSDTHEDHRENVPQPPNGDAATRVLEGAEQGVNLTTLTWVRFKDIFYEKYFTGYFRGLLKKEFMSFRQRDTSMAEFVRKFDRGCHFVPLIARDATEKLRHLLDGLRPTIRRDVMLMRLRKRQQNQHKSQPIKRQFTGPLEAQGRQKPQGQFKKPRHQKPPQNSEKDHKAADCPRDKGHIIGRAYVMHAEVAEAEPDTTLITDSGATHSFISETFVKRLKIIPEDLDLEFKVFILSGEKMVTTSTVRNLELRLLKNAVQADLIVLPMPEFNIILGMDWLYLN